The following are encoded together in the Streptomyces sp. NBC_01465 genome:
- a CDS encoding GNAT family N-acetyltransferase encodes MSDDDPVILRPVLEGDLPFFDQFMTDSEATGAFAWTGWRDPRHWRRGWEENALLGTDGGTLLVTAGAESLGFVAWRKVPVWNGGHYWNIGVQLVPAARGRGAGTRAQQQLVAYLFAHSPVVRIEADTEAGNIAEQRALEKAGFTREGVGRSVAFRDGQWRDVVHCGILRGEQGV; translated from the coding sequence ATGAGCGACGACGACCCCGTAATACTGCGCCCGGTCCTGGAGGGCGACCTCCCCTTCTTCGACCAGTTCATGACGGACTCCGAGGCCACCGGCGCGTTCGCCTGGACCGGCTGGCGCGATCCCCGCCACTGGCGCAGGGGCTGGGAGGAGAACGCGCTGCTCGGCACCGACGGCGGGACGCTGCTGGTGACGGCCGGTGCGGAGAGCCTCGGCTTCGTCGCCTGGCGGAAGGTCCCGGTCTGGAACGGCGGCCACTACTGGAACATCGGCGTCCAGCTGGTGCCGGCGGCCCGCGGCCGAGGGGCCGGCACCCGGGCCCAACAGCAGCTGGTGGCCTACCTGTTCGCGCACAGCCCGGTGGTACGGATCGAGGCCGACACCGAGGCGGGGAACATCGCGGAGCAACGCGCCCTGGAGAAGGCCGGGTTCACCCGCGAGGGCGTGGGCCGCAGTGTCGCCTTCCGCGACGGCCAGTGGCGCGACGTGGTGCACTGCGGCATCCTGCGCGGCGAGCAGGGCGTGTGA
- a CDS encoding excalibur calcium-binding domain-containing protein, with product MTSDRTKWGSCAVGVLALGLALAGCGDGGGTGDAKPAATTASAVPVKETASSPAPGRVLKLADDTAQARAGKRLVVKVLGNDRITLEAGESHDLATEFGATDLTVTVDHPAAHGTAVVDGTGVAYTPTGGYGGEDEFTYRVTLKGEPPLTGTAVVRITVAGPSPSPTPSPSPTPSAKPKVYYRNCTAARAAGAAPVRVGDPGYGRWLDRDGDGIGCEQKSGGGTSGGSTGGSSGGGGDSSTTYYKNCTAVRAAGAAPIHVGDPGYGPHLDRDGDGVGCE from the coding sequence GTGACTTCGGACCGTACGAAGTGGGGAAGCTGCGCAGTCGGTGTGCTGGCACTGGGACTTGCGCTCGCCGGATGCGGGGACGGGGGCGGCACGGGGGATGCGAAGCCCGCCGCCACGACCGCATCCGCCGTCCCGGTGAAGGAGACCGCGTCGTCGCCCGCGCCCGGACGGGTGCTCAAGCTCGCCGACGACACGGCGCAGGCACGGGCCGGGAAGCGCCTCGTCGTGAAGGTGCTGGGCAATGACCGCATCACGCTGGAGGCGGGCGAAAGCCATGACCTCGCCACGGAGTTCGGCGCCACGGACCTGACGGTGACCGTCGACCACCCCGCCGCGCACGGGACCGCCGTCGTGGACGGGACCGGCGTCGCCTACACGCCGACCGGCGGCTACGGGGGCGAGGACGAGTTCACGTACCGCGTGACGCTGAAAGGCGAACCGCCGCTGACCGGGACGGCTGTCGTACGGATCACGGTGGCCGGCCCTTCACCGTCGCCCACGCCCTCCCCCTCGCCGACACCGTCCGCCAAACCCAAGGTGTACTACCGCAATTGCACGGCGGCCCGCGCCGCGGGCGCCGCACCGGTGCGCGTGGGCGATCCCGGGTACGGGCGGTGGCTGGACCGCGACGGGGACGGAATCGGCTGCGAACAGAAGAGCGGCGGCGGCACCAGCGGCGGCAGCACCGGCGGCTCCAGTGGCGGGGGCGGCGACAGCAGCACCACGTACTACAAGAACTGCACCGCCGTACGGGCCGCGGGCGCCGCGCCCATCCACGTCGGAGACCCCGGGTACGGCCCCCACCTCGACCGGGACGGCGACGGGGTCGGCTGCGAGTGA
- a CDS encoding DUF445 domain-containing protein, translating into MERTRGTGTPDQGAPAPLGSFAFSAADEEKRRGVRRMKATATGLLLIVSLIFVLATWAKNSGAGSWAGYVAAAAEAGMVGALADWFAVTALFRRPLGLPIPHTAIIPNKKDQLGASLGSFVGENFLSGDVVRGRLRALGIGRRLGAWLAEPDHADRVTAELATALRGALTVLRDSDVQAVVGEAITRRANAAEVAPGVGKMLEKVVADGGHRRVVDLICARAHDWLTVHSDSVMDAVQGGAPGWTPRFVDRKVGDRVYKELLRFITEMRDMPGHPARGALDRFLADFASDLQSDTETRAKVERLKSEIVGRPEVQDVIASAWSSVRTMILSAAEDEQSELRLRARASLMSLGARLSTDERLQAKVDGWLEEAAVYVVTTYRNEITSLITDTVAGWDADHTSKKIEAHIGRDLQFIRINGTVVGALAGLLIYTVTQAVGG; encoded by the coding sequence ATGGAACGTACGAGAGGGACCGGCACCCCGGATCAGGGTGCCCCGGCCCCGCTGGGCTCCTTTGCCTTCAGCGCGGCCGACGAGGAGAAGCGCCGTGGGGTGCGCCGCATGAAGGCGACGGCCACCGGCCTGCTTCTGATCGTCTCCTTGATTTTCGTACTTGCCACCTGGGCGAAGAACAGCGGGGCCGGTTCCTGGGCCGGTTACGTCGCTGCGGCCGCCGAGGCCGGCATGGTGGGCGCGCTGGCCGACTGGTTTGCCGTGACGGCACTTTTCCGCCGTCCCCTCGGTCTTCCCATCCCGCACACCGCGATCATTCCGAACAAGAAGGACCAGCTGGGGGCGTCCCTCGGTTCCTTCGTCGGGGAAAATTTTCTCTCCGGTGATGTCGTACGCGGCCGGCTCCGTGCCCTGGGGATCGGGCGTCGGCTCGGTGCGTGGCTGGCGGAGCCGGACCACGCGGACCGCGTCACCGCCGAGCTCGCCACCGCGCTGCGCGGCGCGCTCACCGTGCTCAGGGACTCCGATGTGCAGGCCGTCGTCGGCGAGGCGATCACCCGGCGGGCGAACGCGGCCGAAGTCGCCCCCGGCGTCGGCAAGATGCTGGAGAAGGTCGTCGCGGACGGCGGCCACCGCCGCGTCGTCGACCTGATCTGCGCCCGCGCCCACGACTGGCTGACGGTCCACTCCGACTCGGTGATGGACGCGGTCCAGGGCGGCGCCCCCGGCTGGACGCCGCGCTTCGTCGACCGCAAGGTCGGCGACCGCGTCTACAAGGAGCTGCTGCGCTTCATCACGGAGATGCGCGACATGCCGGGCCACCCGGCGCGCGGCGCCCTCGACCGTTTCCTCGCCGACTTCGCCTCCGACCTGCAGTCGGACACCGAGACGCGGGCCAAGGTGGAGCGGCTGAAGTCGGAGATCGTGGGGCGGCCGGAGGTGCAGGACGTGATCGCGTCCGCGTGGTCCTCCGTACGCACCATGATTCTTTCGGCGGCGGAGGACGAGCAGAGCGAACTGCGGCTGCGTGCGCGGGCGTCGCTGATGTCGCTGGGGGCGCGGCTGTCGACGGACGAGCGGCTGCAGGCCAAGGTCGACGGGTGGCTGGAGGAGGCGGCGGTGTACGTCGTCACGACGTACCGCAACGAGATCACCTCGCTGATCACGGACACGGTCGCGGGCTGGGACGCCGACCACACCTCGAAGAAGATCGAGGCCCACATCGGCCGCGATCTGCAGTTCATCCGGATCAACGGCACGGTGGTCGGCGCCCTGGCGGGCCTGCTGATCTACACGGTCACGCAGGCGGTGGGGGGCTAG
- a CDS encoding SGNH/GDSL hydrolase family protein, giving the protein MTLRRGYALLAALVAVVAALSVGIVLLARTPASAVRSELARPSVWVGTWAAAPGGAEPGTSRGFPGSTVSNIVHTSIGGTAARITVSNLYGTGPLRITRATVGTHQVTFAGRTAVTVPAGGQTVSDPVRMKVAADADLVVALLTPAASGPVTYHPHTQQISTLVTGAVTAPTPYWRYLTAVDVLTNRAEGTVIAFGDSITDGYRSSPDANHRWPDVLADRLAGRYGVVNEGIAGNRLLTDGTGGRSGLTRFDGDVLARAGAKTVLVALGINDVLHGSDAQSITAGLRDLTERAHARGLRVIGATLTPFGGYERSTRAREEVREEVNAAIRSGKIFDGVVDFDKVIRDPYAPKRMLDRYDSGDHLHPGDAGYRAMGRAVPVVGL; this is encoded by the coding sequence ATGACCCTGAGGCGCGGTTACGCCCTGCTCGCCGCTCTGGTGGCGGTCGTGGCGGCCCTGTCCGTGGGCATCGTCCTGCTGGCCCGCACCCCGGCCTCCGCGGTCCGCTCCGAGCTGGCCAGGCCCTCCGTCTGGGTCGGGACCTGGGCGGCGGCACCGGGGGGCGCGGAGCCGGGGACGTCACGCGGGTTCCCCGGAAGCACCGTGAGCAACATCGTGCACACCAGCATCGGGGGCACCGCGGCCAGGATCACCGTCTCGAACCTCTACGGGACCGGGCCGCTGCGGATCACCCGGGCCACGGTGGGCACGCACCAGGTGACCTTCGCGGGCCGTACGGCGGTGACGGTCCCGGCGGGCGGCCAGACGGTCTCCGACCCGGTACGGATGAAGGTGGCGGCGGACGCGGACCTGGTGGTGGCCCTGCTGACCCCCGCGGCGAGCGGCCCGGTCACGTACCACCCGCACACCCAGCAGATCTCCACCCTGGTGACCGGCGCGGTGACGGCGCCGACCCCGTACTGGCGCTACCTGACGGCGGTGGACGTCCTGACGAACCGCGCGGAGGGCACGGTCATCGCCTTCGGCGACTCGATAACGGACGGCTACCGCTCCAGCCCGGACGCGAACCACCGCTGGCCGGACGTCCTGGCCGACCGCCTGGCCGGCCGCTACGGCGTGGTCAACGAGGGCATAGCGGGCAACCGCCTGCTGACGGACGGCACAGGCGGACGCTCAGGTCTGACCAGGTTCGACGGGGACGTGCTGGCGCGGGCCGGGGCGAAGACGGTGCTGGTGGCGCTGGGGATCAACGACGTCCTGCACGGAAGCGACGCACAGTCGATCACGGCAGGCCTGCGTGACCTGACGGAGCGTGCGCACGCGCGGGGCCTGCGGGTGATCGGAGCGACGCTGACACCGTTCGGCGGGTACGAGCGGTCGACGCGGGCGCGCGAGGAGGTCCGGGAGGAGGTCAACGCGGCGATCAGGTCGGGGAAGATCTTCGACGGGGTCGTCGACTTCGACAAGGTGATCAGGGACCCGTACGCACCGAAGCGGATGCTGGACCGGTACGACTCGGGGGACCATCTGCACCCGGGAGATGCGGGGTACCGGGCGATGGGCCGGGCGGTACCGGTGGTTGGGCTCTGA
- a CDS encoding DUF1707 SHOCT-like domain-containing protein: MRASDAERERVAESLREAVAEGRLDMEEFENRLDAAYKARTHGELEPLVRDLPAPGTFRKAGAVAPASSAAAEGWAERVGGTVSSGGAFAFWGGFSRKGRWTVGRRFTAFAMMGGGEIDLREARFAERDVEIRCFTLMGGIGVVVPPDLTVTVRGIGIMGGFGDEATGEGTEGSPRVTVRGFALMGGVGVERKVTRAERLRLREEKRAQRKELG, encoded by the coding sequence ATGCGCGCCTCCGATGCCGAGCGCGAGAGGGTGGCCGAGTCGCTGCGGGAGGCCGTGGCGGAGGGACGCCTCGACATGGAGGAGTTCGAGAACCGGCTCGATGCGGCCTACAAGGCGCGTACGCACGGAGAGTTGGAGCCGCTCGTACGGGATCTGCCGGCGCCGGGGACGTTCCGTAAGGCGGGGGCGGTTGCTCCTGCTTCCTCTGCGGCTGCGGAGGGGTGGGCGGAGCGGGTCGGCGGGACTGTCTCTTCGGGTGGGGCTTTCGCTTTCTGGGGCGGGTTCAGCCGCAAGGGGCGGTGGACCGTGGGGCGGCGGTTCACGGCGTTCGCGATGATGGGCGGCGGGGAGATCGATCTGCGCGAGGCGCGGTTCGCCGAGCGGGATGTGGAGATCCGGTGCTTCACGCTGATGGGCGGGATCGGGGTGGTCGTGCCGCCCGACCTGACGGTCACGGTGCGGGGGATCGGGATCATGGGGGGCTTCGGCGACGAGGCGACCGGTGAGGGCACGGAGGGGTCGCCGCGGGTGACGGTGAGGGGGTTTGCGCTGATGGGCGGGGTGGGGGTCGAGCGGAAGGTGACGCGGGCGGAGAGGTTGCGGTTGCGGGAGGAGAAGAGGGCTCAGCGCAAGGAGTTGGGCTGA